A region from the Osmerus eperlanus chromosome 11, fOsmEpe2.1, whole genome shotgun sequence genome encodes:
- the akap1b gene encoding A kinase (PRKA) anchor protein 1b isoform X1, which yields MPLRFRSVVPYTLPGVLALIGWWWYISRKKEQISSHDSEEEGAVAMCLLTSPTEGSNGLLEKASVSPTASTHQITGRDPPPIVKGKKSSEQEVEVKVPTIRAAPVEVHRTLTPAASATAERPHPPSDPHIPSTPYDPHTPSDPHPPSDPHIPSDPSIPSTPYDPHPPSDPHIPSDPHIPSTPYDPHTPYDPQTYSDPLHDRAKTDPATVSCLGSAGTSVTQTPPSPPQSQEESSATSRLDREQESAGQSPPSAVALVTEPEQPELEEPSHPTAEAEVVLSHVLYAMVSATPLAAELANAERPEPEGEVSGKDAPSLSYSSSSTTLSTKDTLVCLPAQDQRTAPEEPHILETNTSSQGIQHTVMTSIQVPPAPVDSLLDQGPAQENGTGGAELELMAAGLITDVITAATAQVLSVTCCQDTDQSDSEMTKPGSSSTPLANGKPCSEQEPIRRDSWPSPIGIESKGEGSANQEEEAVPNGCLSAPVWEPINGQRGRATENAQNSHCPSTSLEIQDPALASLDKQEEEGECLGPRVSGGVVESAVVMVTSLAGEHSLGAMCEMKRLSCVGLRNGAHGASEAETDQSGVLCKDGRTSYNTSGSDVNSMDSVDSGCTMGAGDSQNSSSLTPAANSELIVWEIEVPKHLVGRLIGKQGRYVSFLKQSSGAKIYISTLPYTQEFQICHIEGTQQQVDKALSLIGKKFKDLDLTNLYAPPSLPLTLPSLPMTSWLLLPSGVTVEVIVVNIVSAGHMFVQQHTHPTFHVLRSLDQQMFLCYSQPGTPALPSPAEVGLICAAPAVEGAWWRAQVISFFKETSEVEIRYVDYGGYDRVKIDTLRQIRSDFVTLPFQGAEVLLDNIAPLPGEDRFSTEASTALEEMTRGVALLAQVTNYDNNTGVPLVQMWNMVGDELVSVNRSLAERGLGTWVDSF from the exons ATGCCGCTGAGGTTCCGGTCTGTTGTCCCGTACACGCTGCCCGGAGTGCTGGCGCTGATAGGCTGGTGGTGGTACATTTCACGCAAGAAAGAGCAGATCAGCAGCCAcgacagtgaggaggagggggcggtggCCATGTGCCTGCTTACATCCCCCACCGAGGGCAGCAATGGCCTGTTGGAGAAGGCATCCGTGTCCCCAACCGCCTCCACTCACCAAATCACCggaagagaccccccccccattgtTAAAGGAAAAAAGTCAAGCGAGCAGGAAGTAGAAGTGAAGGTCCCCACCATCAGAGCAGCGCCAGTAGAAGTCCACCGTACCCTCACACCCGCAGCATCAGCAACCGCAGAgagaccccaccccccctccgacccccacatcccctccaccccctacgacccccacaccccctccgacccccaccccccctccgacCCCCACATCCCTTCtgacccctccatcccctccaccccctacgacccccaccccccctccgacCCCCACATCCCTTCTGACCCCcacatcccctccaccccctacgacccccacaccccctacgACCCCCAAACCTACTCCGACCCTCTCCACGACAGAGCGAAGACGGACCCTGCCACTGTGAGCTGCCTCGGCTCGGCCGGGACCAGCGTGACACAGACgccaccatcacctccacagaGTCAGGAAGAAAGCTCCGCCACCAGCAGACTTGACAGGGAGCAGGAGAGCGCTGGGCAGAGCCCACCCTCTGCTGTTGCTTTGGTAACAGAGCCTGAACAGCCAGAGCTGGAAGAACCCAGTCATCCCACAGCAGAAGCAGAGGTGGTGCTTTCCCATGTACTATATGCCATGGTCTCAGCTACACCACTGGCAGCAGAACTGGCCAatgcagagagaccagagccAGAGGGGGAGGTCTCAGGGAAAGATGCCCCCTCATTGTCCTATTCCTCCTCATCCACAACCCTTTCCACCAAAGACACACTGGTGTGCTTGCCAGCCCAGGACCAGAGAACAGCCCCAGAGGAGCCCCACATCCTGGAAACGAACACATCGTCACAAGGTATCCAGCACACTGTCATGACAAGTATACAAGTCCCTCCAGCACCTGTAGACTCCCTGCTCGACCAAGGCCCGGCCCAGGAGAACGGAACCGGCGGAGCGGAGCTGGAGCTCATGGCGGCAGGCCTGATCACTGATGTCATCACTGCAGCCACCGCTCAGGTTCTCAGCGTCACCTGCTGCCAAGACACTGACCAATCAGACTCGGAGATGACCAAGCCTGGCAGTAGCAGCACGCCTCTGGCGAATGGGAAGCCATGCTCTGAGCAAGAGCCAATAAGAAGGGATAGTTGGCCCTCTCCCATAGGCATTGAGTcaaagggggaggggtcagcAAACCAGGAAGAAGAAGCTGTGCCCAATGGGTGCCTGTCTGCGCCGGTGTGGGAGCCTATAAACGGCCAGCGAGGCAGGGCAACAGAGAACGCGCAGAATAGCCATTGTCCGAGCACTTCGCTAGAGATTCAGGATCCCGCCCTGGCCAGCCTggacaaacaggaagaggagggggaatgtTTGGGGCCACGGGTCtcagggggggtggtggagtcagcgGTGGTAATGGTGACGTCGCTGGCGGGGGAGCACTCGCTGGGAGCCATGTGTGAGATGAAGAGGCTCAGCTGTGTGGGCCTCAGGAACGGTGCTCACGGGGCGAGCGAGGCTGAGACGGACCAGTCCGGAG TTTTATGTAAAGATGGTCGTACATCCTACAATACCTCAG GTTCTGATGTGAACAGCATGGACTCGGTGGACAGTGGCTGCACCATGGGGGCTGGGGACAGCCAGAACAGCAGCAGCCTGACCCCCGCAGCCAACTCTGAGCTCATCGTGTGGGAGATTGAGGTGCCAAAG CATCTGGTCGGACGGTTAATCGGGAAACAGGGACGATACGTGAGCTTCTTGAAGCAAAGCTCGGGTGCAAAGATTTACATCTCCACCCTGCCATACACACAGGAGTTTCAGATCTGCCACATAGAGG GCACCCAGCAGCAGGTAGACAAAGCGCTGTCCTTAATTGGGAAGAAGTTCAAGGACTTGGACCTGACCAACCTGTATGCACCCCCATCTCTGCCGCTCACACTCCCCTCGCTCCCTATGACTTCCTGG CTCCTGCTGCCCTCCGGGGTGACGGTGGAGGTGATCGTGGTGAACATCGTCTCCGCAGGCCACATGTTCGTGCAGCAGCATACGCACCCCACCTTCCATGTCCTGCGCAGCCTGGATCAGCAGATGTTCCTCTGCTACTCCCAGCCGGGCACACCCGCCCTGCCCTCGCCAGCAGAGG TGGGACTGATCTGTGCAGCGCCTGCAGTAGAAGGAGCCTGGTGGAGAGCTCAGGTCATCTCCTTCTTCAAAGAGACCAGCGAGGTGGAGATCCGATACGTAGACTACGGCGGATACGACAGAGTCAAGATCGACACCCTGCGGCAAATAAG GTCGGACTTTGTAACATTACCGTTCCAAGGTGCTGAGGTGTTACTGGATAACATCGCTCCTCTACCAG GAGAGGATAGGTTTTCTACCGAGGCCAGCACTGCACTTGAGGAGATGACCAGAGGAGTTGCGCTGCTTGCACAG
- the akap1b gene encoding A kinase (PRKA) anchor protein 1b isoform X2, with protein sequence MPLRFRSVVPYTLPGVLALIGWWWYISRKKEQISSHDSEEEGAVAMCLLTSPTEGSNGLLEKASVSPTASTHQITGRDPPPIVKGKKSSEQEVEVKVPTIRAAPVEVHRTLTPAASATAERPHPPSDPHIPSTPYDPHTPSDPHPPSDPHIPSDPSIPSTPYDPHPPSDPHIPSDPHIPSTPYDPHTPYDPQTYSDPLHDRAKTDPATVSCLGSAGTSVTQTPPSPPQSQEESSATSRLDREQESAGQSPPSAVALVTEPEQPELEEPSHPTAEAEVVLSHVLYAMVSATPLAAELANAERPEPEGEVSGKDAPSLSYSSSSTTLSTKDTLVCLPAQDQRTAPEEPHILETNTSSQGIQHTVMTSIQVPPAPVDSLLDQGPAQENGTGGAELELMAAGLITDVITAATAQVLSVTCCQDTDQSDSEMTKPGSSSTPLANGKPCSEQEPIRRDSWPSPIGIESKGEGSANQEEEAVPNGCLSAPVWEPINGQRGRATENAQNSHCPSTSLEIQDPALASLDKQEEEGECLGPRVSGGVVESAVVMVTSLAGEHSLGAMCEMKRLSCVGLRNGAHGASEAETDQSGGSDVNSMDSVDSGCTMGAGDSQNSSSLTPAANSELIVWEIEVPKHLVGRLIGKQGRYVSFLKQSSGAKIYISTLPYTQEFQICHIEGTQQQVDKALSLIGKKFKDLDLTNLYAPPSLPLTLPSLPMTSWLLLPSGVTVEVIVVNIVSAGHMFVQQHTHPTFHVLRSLDQQMFLCYSQPGTPALPSPAEVGLICAAPAVEGAWWRAQVISFFKETSEVEIRYVDYGGYDRVKIDTLRQIRSDFVTLPFQGAEVLLDNIAPLPGEDRFSTEASTALEEMTRGVALLAQVTNYDNNTGVPLVQMWNMVGDELVSVNRSLAERGLGTWVDSF encoded by the exons ATGCCGCTGAGGTTCCGGTCTGTTGTCCCGTACACGCTGCCCGGAGTGCTGGCGCTGATAGGCTGGTGGTGGTACATTTCACGCAAGAAAGAGCAGATCAGCAGCCAcgacagtgaggaggagggggcggtggCCATGTGCCTGCTTACATCCCCCACCGAGGGCAGCAATGGCCTGTTGGAGAAGGCATCCGTGTCCCCAACCGCCTCCACTCACCAAATCACCggaagagaccccccccccattgtTAAAGGAAAAAAGTCAAGCGAGCAGGAAGTAGAAGTGAAGGTCCCCACCATCAGAGCAGCGCCAGTAGAAGTCCACCGTACCCTCACACCCGCAGCATCAGCAACCGCAGAgagaccccaccccccctccgacccccacatcccctccaccccctacgacccccacaccccctccgacccccaccccccctccgacCCCCACATCCCTTCtgacccctccatcccctccaccccctacgacccccaccccccctccgacCCCCACATCCCTTCTGACCCCcacatcccctccaccccctacgacccccacaccccctacgACCCCCAAACCTACTCCGACCCTCTCCACGACAGAGCGAAGACGGACCCTGCCACTGTGAGCTGCCTCGGCTCGGCCGGGACCAGCGTGACACAGACgccaccatcacctccacagaGTCAGGAAGAAAGCTCCGCCACCAGCAGACTTGACAGGGAGCAGGAGAGCGCTGGGCAGAGCCCACCCTCTGCTGTTGCTTTGGTAACAGAGCCTGAACAGCCAGAGCTGGAAGAACCCAGTCATCCCACAGCAGAAGCAGAGGTGGTGCTTTCCCATGTACTATATGCCATGGTCTCAGCTACACCACTGGCAGCAGAACTGGCCAatgcagagagaccagagccAGAGGGGGAGGTCTCAGGGAAAGATGCCCCCTCATTGTCCTATTCCTCCTCATCCACAACCCTTTCCACCAAAGACACACTGGTGTGCTTGCCAGCCCAGGACCAGAGAACAGCCCCAGAGGAGCCCCACATCCTGGAAACGAACACATCGTCACAAGGTATCCAGCACACTGTCATGACAAGTATACAAGTCCCTCCAGCACCTGTAGACTCCCTGCTCGACCAAGGCCCGGCCCAGGAGAACGGAACCGGCGGAGCGGAGCTGGAGCTCATGGCGGCAGGCCTGATCACTGATGTCATCACTGCAGCCACCGCTCAGGTTCTCAGCGTCACCTGCTGCCAAGACACTGACCAATCAGACTCGGAGATGACCAAGCCTGGCAGTAGCAGCACGCCTCTGGCGAATGGGAAGCCATGCTCTGAGCAAGAGCCAATAAGAAGGGATAGTTGGCCCTCTCCCATAGGCATTGAGTcaaagggggaggggtcagcAAACCAGGAAGAAGAAGCTGTGCCCAATGGGTGCCTGTCTGCGCCGGTGTGGGAGCCTATAAACGGCCAGCGAGGCAGGGCAACAGAGAACGCGCAGAATAGCCATTGTCCGAGCACTTCGCTAGAGATTCAGGATCCCGCCCTGGCCAGCCTggacaaacaggaagaggagggggaatgtTTGGGGCCACGGGTCtcagggggggtggtggagtcagcgGTGGTAATGGTGACGTCGCTGGCGGGGGAGCACTCGCTGGGAGCCATGTGTGAGATGAAGAGGCTCAGCTGTGTGGGCCTCAGGAACGGTGCTCACGGGGCGAGCGAGGCTGAGACGGACCAGTCCGGAG GTTCTGATGTGAACAGCATGGACTCGGTGGACAGTGGCTGCACCATGGGGGCTGGGGACAGCCAGAACAGCAGCAGCCTGACCCCCGCAGCCAACTCTGAGCTCATCGTGTGGGAGATTGAGGTGCCAAAG CATCTGGTCGGACGGTTAATCGGGAAACAGGGACGATACGTGAGCTTCTTGAAGCAAAGCTCGGGTGCAAAGATTTACATCTCCACCCTGCCATACACACAGGAGTTTCAGATCTGCCACATAGAGG GCACCCAGCAGCAGGTAGACAAAGCGCTGTCCTTAATTGGGAAGAAGTTCAAGGACTTGGACCTGACCAACCTGTATGCACCCCCATCTCTGCCGCTCACACTCCCCTCGCTCCCTATGACTTCCTGG CTCCTGCTGCCCTCCGGGGTGACGGTGGAGGTGATCGTGGTGAACATCGTCTCCGCAGGCCACATGTTCGTGCAGCAGCATACGCACCCCACCTTCCATGTCCTGCGCAGCCTGGATCAGCAGATGTTCCTCTGCTACTCCCAGCCGGGCACACCCGCCCTGCCCTCGCCAGCAGAGG TGGGACTGATCTGTGCAGCGCCTGCAGTAGAAGGAGCCTGGTGGAGAGCTCAGGTCATCTCCTTCTTCAAAGAGACCAGCGAGGTGGAGATCCGATACGTAGACTACGGCGGATACGACAGAGTCAAGATCGACACCCTGCGGCAAATAAG GTCGGACTTTGTAACATTACCGTTCCAAGGTGCTGAGGTGTTACTGGATAACATCGCTCCTCTACCAG GAGAGGATAGGTTTTCTACCGAGGCCAGCACTGCACTTGAGGAGATGACCAGAGGAGTTGCGCTGCTTGCACAG